From Pseudothermotoga thermarum DSM 5069, a single genomic window includes:
- a CDS encoding SPL family radical SAM protein translates to MIYETTCKQAFSKTKIPIAQYVVNPYVGCSHACRYCYAQFIGPFKQTGGRWGKDVWVKINLPQILEKDLPKAFGRFFLSSICDPYQHAEKKYGITRKVLEILKLHWRNVRIMTKSTLILRDLDLLKDAEVVITITTDSDQVRRILEPGASSIEERIKAVEILKQHDIKVGVFVGPVLPMNAKRLAEKLAKLVDTVTLDKLNYPWLVKDVYKKMGWEEWLKEEKFFEVLDEFQKVFGENAIF, encoded by the coding sequence TTGATATACGAAACAACTTGTAAACAGGCTTTTAGCAAAACCAAGATTCCAATAGCCCAGTACGTTGTAAATCCGTACGTTGGTTGTTCTCATGCCTGTAGATATTGTTATGCTCAATTCATCGGTCCTTTCAAGCAAACTGGTGGAAGATGGGGAAAAGATGTGTGGGTTAAGATTAATCTTCCACAAATTTTGGAAAAAGATCTTCCAAAAGCTTTTGGAAGATTCTTTTTATCGAGTATTTGCGATCCCTATCAACATGCTGAAAAAAAGTATGGAATAACAAGAAAGGTTCTTGAAATACTGAAATTACACTGGCGCAATGTTAGAATAATGACTAAATCCACGTTGATTTTGAGAGATCTAGATCTTTTGAAAGATGCAGAGGTTGTCATCACGATCACGACGGATTCAGATCAAGTTAGAAGAATCCTTGAACCTGGCGCAAGTTCGATCGAAGAAAGGATAAAAGCGGTTGAGATTTTAAAACAACACGACATAAAAGTTGGAGTTTTCGTTGGGCCAGTCTTGCCCATGAACGCCAAAAGATTGGCAGAAAAACTCGCAAAACTTGTTGATACTGTAACACTTGATAAACTCAACTATCCATGGCTTGTGAAAGATGTGTATAAAAAGATGGGATGGGAAGAGTGGTTGAAAGAAGAAAAGTTTTTTGAGGTTTTAGATGAATTTCAAAAAGTTTTTGGTGAAAACGCAATATTTTGA
- a CDS encoding LVIVD repeat-containing protein: MKKLAILVALSVLLLNGCFLILDTSTTSTLVIRFVFPHIKAIPSEEPVSGILTLTKLSRKVERYFELDKGEIVVQGVEEGLWNISIKLMDKNGFVIYQGTDQATIKKNQVSEVTIVLSLTPGDLSLEVQTTSNLMNEVEILLECGESSFSNKKVLTNGSATFEFSNLKSAVWNLSLNLLSEGETALTKGPYGLEIQPGRVNRFKVLIDDFGGVTIEAIVEKLPTVSDVEAFNLDEGIKISWKTVTGAACYDVYRKEGDLWLKLNKDPITECEHIDVNVVEGESYTYVVNAKTSTGLHSGFSEPVTIVRDTKRVFVLTKERKIYRLKYDKNGMLDTDGSTSISTDPLSVRKIGSLGNYLFVVLSGQPKIMIEKYDSTTLSKFSEYYSINEDSICNNAFFVDQFVFVQSSSRIYKLNLNSGSYIRKDLTGIKSISAAENIYVLTNNNELLVLSVDDLDQICEPTNLDGPSYIFASLSYVFVCKSRQWIKIYNWNGSALDYVGEVAYSSTDVASIITDGRYAYIAGYDKKLSVLDLENFKWISNLDMSGKIYAMTIFDEKLLVATGDKLIIYDISNGNLTFKQELTFNADCLLVCFD, translated from the coding sequence TTGAAGAAGCTAGCCATTTTGGTGGCTTTAAGTGTGCTACTGCTCAACGGTTGTTTTTTGATCCTTGATACTTCCACCACAAGTACTCTTGTGATAAGATTTGTTTTTCCACACATCAAAGCAATTCCATCTGAGGAACCAGTCAGCGGTATCTTGACCTTGACAAAACTCTCTAGGAAAGTCGAAAGGTATTTTGAACTTGATAAAGGTGAAATCGTAGTACAAGGTGTTGAAGAAGGATTGTGGAATATTTCGATAAAGTTGATGGATAAGAATGGTTTTGTAATCTATCAGGGAACTGATCAAGCAACCATCAAGAAAAACCAAGTTTCTGAAGTTACCATAGTTTTATCTCTTACACCTGGAGATCTTTCTTTAGAAGTTCAAACCACTTCCAATTTGATGAATGAAGTTGAGATTCTTTTAGAGTGCGGTGAATCTTCCTTCTCAAACAAAAAAGTTTTGACAAATGGTTCGGCGACTTTTGAATTTTCAAATTTGAAGAGCGCCGTTTGGAATTTGTCGTTGAATTTGCTATCGGAAGGTGAAACAGCCTTAACAAAAGGTCCTTATGGTTTGGAGATACAACCTGGTAGGGTCAACCGGTTCAAAGTTTTGATAGATGATTTTGGAGGTGTAACAATCGAAGCAATAGTTGAAAAGCTTCCAACAGTATCGGACGTCGAGGCTTTTAACTTGGATGAGGGGATAAAGATAAGCTGGAAAACCGTCACTGGTGCTGCCTGCTATGATGTTTACAGAAAAGAAGGGGATCTTTGGCTGAAGTTGAACAAAGATCCTATCACCGAATGCGAACATATAGATGTAAACGTTGTTGAAGGTGAAAGTTACACATACGTCGTTAATGCCAAAACTTCGACAGGCCTTCACAGCGGTTTTTCCGAGCCTGTGACGATAGTTAGAGACACGAAAAGAGTTTTTGTACTTACAAAGGAAAGAAAGATCTACAGATTGAAATACGACAAAAACGGAATGTTGGATACAGATGGCTCAACGTCCATCTCCACTGATCCATTGTCGGTGAGAAAAATCGGTAGCCTTGGTAATTATTTGTTTGTTGTTCTATCTGGACAACCAAAAATAATGATTGAAAAATACGACTCAACAACTTTGAGTAAATTTTCTGAATATTATTCGATAAATGAAGATTCAATCTGCAACAACGCCTTTTTTGTCGATCAATTTGTGTTCGTTCAATCTTCCTCAAGAATTTACAAATTAAACTTGAACTCTGGCAGTTATATTCGCAAAGATTTAACAGGCATCAAAAGCATTAGTGCTGCGGAAAATATCTACGTGTTGACCAATAACAACGAACTGTTGGTTTTATCCGTCGACGATTTAGATCAAATTTGTGAACCAACCAATTTGGACGGTCCTTCCTACATCTTTGCTTCGCTTTCATATGTTTTTGTGTGCAAAAGCCGCCAGTGGATAAAAATCTACAACTGGAATGGTTCTGCGCTGGACTATGTTGGAGAAGTTGCATATTCATCAACTGATGTTGCCTCAATAATCACCGATGGACGTTATGCGTACATAGCAGGCTACGATAAAAAATTAAGCGTGCTCGATCTTGAGAATTTCAAATGGATAAGCAATTTGGACATGAGTGGAAAAATTTACGCTATGACAATTTTTGATGAAAAACTTCTTGTTGCCACGGGTGACAAACTTATAATCTACGATATTTCAAATGGAAACCTGACCTTCAAGCAGGAATTGACTTTCAACGCCGATTGTCTTTTGGTATGCTTTGATTGA